A single window of Pyrus communis chromosome 10, drPyrComm1.1, whole genome shotgun sequence DNA harbors:
- the LOC137748747 gene encoding BTB/POZ and TAZ domain-containing protein 3-like isoform X1: MASSTPDSPWPSSTHDSFSGSFNIHIEEANPDDILPVLEDPTSSTSYSHNIPKPPPVPSKAYTQNKLFNRLSQSCYVPNETIDTWDKLFKEAYGADVYICIEDGSCIPVHSSVLTIASPVLGKFLQQSKVRNGMRYIKIPGVPYEAVYAFIRFLYSSCYEKEEMKKFVLHLLVLSHSYSVPSLKRVCIYILEQGWITKENVVDVLQLARKCDAPRLSLICVRMVVKDFKAISSTEGWKVMKRVSPALEQELLESVVEADSRKEERLKKKEEKKVYLQLYEAMEALLHICRDGCRTIGPRDKVFKGSQVACSFPACKGLETLVRHFSGCKTGVPGGCAHCKRMWQLLELHSRICNEPELCKVPLCRHLKEKMQQQAKKDEAKWKLLVSKVVAAKDTLEPISGRRSRLS, encoded by the exons ATGGCTTCATCTACTCCCGACTCACCCTGGCCATCCTCAACTCACGATTCCTTTTCTGGATCTTTCAATATACATATAGAGGAAGCGAACCCAGATGACATTTTACCTGTTCTGGAAGACCCAACCTCTTCTACGTCCTATAGCCATAATATCCCGAAACCACCTCCTGTCCCTAGTAAAGCATATACACAAAATAAACTTTTCAACAGGCTTTCACAGAGTTGCTATGTCCCAAATGAAACAATTGATACATGGGACAAGCTTTTTAAAGAAGCATATGGTGCGGATGTCTATATTTGCATCGAGGATGGATCGTGTATTCCAGTTCATTCTAGTGTTCTG ACGATTGCGTCACCGGTGCTAGGTAAATTCCTGCAGCAATCAAAAGTAAGAAATGGAATGAGATACATTAAGATTCCTGGGGTACCTTATGAAGCTGTCTACGCATTCATCCGTTTTCTTTACTCATCCTG CTATGAAAAGGAAGAGATGAAGAAATTTGTTCTCCATTTGTTGGTTTTGTCACACTCTTACTCAGTTCCATCATTGAAAAGAGTTTGTATATACATTCTTGAGCAGGGATGGATTACCAAAGAAAACGTGGTCGATGTGCTTCAATTGGCAAGGAAGTGTGATGCACCGCGGCTATCCTTGATTTGTGTACGCATGGTTGTGAAGGACTTTAAAGCCATATCATCAACCGAAGGCTGGAAAGTAATGAAGCGAGTTAGTCCTGCACTTGAACAAGAACTGCTAGAGTCCGTTGTTGAAGCAGATTCT aggaaagaagagaggttgaagaaaaaggaagagaaaaaagtGTACTTGCAACTGTATGAGGCAATGGAAGCCCTTCTCCACATatgtagggatggatgtagaaCTATAGGTCCCCGTGACAAGGTGTTTAAAGGAAGCCAAGTTGCCTGTAGTTTTCCTGCTTGCAAGGGGCTTGAGACCTTAGTTCGTCATTTCTCCGGCTGTAAAACTGGGGTTCCTGGTGGATGTGCTCACTGCAAACGCATGTGGCAGCTTCTTGAGCTGCATTCTCGTATTTGCAATGAGCCTGAATTGTGCAAGGTCCCTTTGTGTAG GcatttgaaggaaaaaatgcAGCAGCAGGCCAAGAAAGACGAGGCTAAATGGAAGCTGTTGGTGAGTAAAGTAGTAGCAGCAAAGGATACTCTGGAACCTATCTCAGGTCGCCGCTCGCGTTTATCATGA
- the LOC137747323 gene encoding acyl-coenzyme A thioesterase 2, chloroplastic-like: MTPLRKPFPHLLFTPKSKSSSFQSLASYFTLTPNLHPSSPHPPESPITHIPNPPQQPKPTFKIPPFVPIPPPFTQTRPFSTANSDPSQPIPVVSTVTSPHDSSQPIDAGSSIRKPISLWPGMYSSPVTNALWEARSKMRGDASGDAPPQSELVARTPAQSRTSILYKFSSDYKLREQYRNPWNGIRMGKLLEDLDALAGTIAFKHCCNEDGTTRPLLLVTASVDKMVLKKPILVDTDLNIGGAVIWVGKSSMEIQLEVTQSLQGSSYPSESTALTANFTFVARDSKSGKSAPVNQILPETEKEKLLWEEADKRNKMRKKKRAEHKTDTEKQDTDRLNALLAEGRVFCDMPALADRDSILIRDTCLQNSFICQPQQRNIHGRIFGGFLMRRAFEIAFSTTYAFAGVAPHFLEVDHVDFVRPVDVGNFLRLKSCVLYTELENPDEPLINVEVVAHVTQPELRSSEVSNKFYFTFSVPPEAMKDGIRIRSVVPATEEEARRVIERMDAENSQFAAL, from the exons ATGACACCACTCAGAAAACCATTTCCCCACCTCCTCTTCACCCCCAAATCCAAATCTTCATCCTTCCAATCACTCGCCTCCTACTTcactctcactccaaatcttcATCCTTCCTCACCACACCCACCTGAATCACCCATTACCCACATACCAAATCCACCACAGCAGCCAAAACCCACCTTCAAGATCCCACCTTTCGTTCCTATTCCCCCGCCATTCACTCAAACCAGGCCCTTCTCAACCGCAAATTCCGACCCTTCTCAGCCAATCCCGGTTGTTTCCACAGTGACTTCGCCCCACGACAGTTCGCAGCCCATCGATGCAGGCTCTTCTATTCGAAAACCGATAAGTTTATGGCCTGGAATGTACAGTTCCCCTGTCACAAATGCTCTGTGGGAAGCAAGATCAAAGATGCGCGGGGACGCATCGGGTGACGCGCCTCCGCAGAGTGAATTGGTGGCCAGGACTCCGGCGCAGAGTCGGACCAGTATTCTGTACAAGTTTTCGTCTGATTATAAACTGAGAGAGCAGTACAGGAACCCCTGGAATGGGATTAGAATGGGGAAGTTGCTTGAGGATCTCGATGCTCTTGCTGGAACCATTGCATTCAAG CATTGCTGCAATGAAGATGGCACAACAAGGCCTCTGCTACTGGTGACTGCTTCTGTTGACAAGATGGTTTTGAAAAAACCTATCCTTGTCGACACTGATTTGAATATAGGTGGGGCTGTCATATGGGTTGGGAAGTCATCCATGGAAATTCAGCTGGAAGTGACTCAATCGTTGCAGG GATCCTCATACCCATCAGAGTCCACTGCTCTTACAGCAAACTTCACTTTTGTAGCCCGTGATTCTAAGTCTGGAAAATCAGCTCCGGTTAACCAGATATTGCCTGAGACTGAGAAAGAAAAATTGCTCTGGGAAGAAGCAGATAAGAGGAATAaaatgaggaaaaagaaaagagcagAACATAAAACAGATACTGAAAAGCAGGACACAGACAGACTCAATGCCTTGTTAGCCGAAGGTCGAGTTTTCTGTGACATGCCAGCACTGGCAGACCGAGATAGCATTCTTATAAGGGATACTTGCCTCCAGAACTCCTTTATTTGCCAGCCACAGCAAAGGAACATCCATGGTCGGATCTTTGGAGGATTTTTGATGCGAAGAGCATTTGAAATTGCCTTCTCAACAACATATGCATTTGCTGGTGTAGCACCACACTTTCTGGAAGTTGATCATGTTGATTTTGTTAGACCT GTCGATGTAGGAAATTTTCTCCGTTTGAAGTCTTGTGTTCTCTATACAGAGCTTGAAAACCCAGATGAACCTCTGATAAACGTGGAAGTCGTTGCTCATGTTACACAGCCAGAGCTTAGGTCCAGTGAG GTATCAAACAAATTCTACTTCACATTCTCTGTCCCTCCTGAAGCCATGAAAGATGGGATCCGGATTCGGAGCGTAGTTCCTGCTACAGAAGAGGAAGCACGGCGGGTGATTGAACGTATGGATGCTGAGAACTCCCAGTTTGCTGCCTTGTGA
- the LOC137748748 gene encoding sm-like protein LSM36B, with protein sequence MSGGGEKGTGTTKTPADFLKSIRGRPVVVKLNSGVDYRGILACLDGYMNIAMEQTEEYVNGQLKNKYGDAFIRGNNVLYISTTKRNVADGA encoded by the exons ATGAGTGGAGGTGGAGAGAAAGGGACAGGAACCACAAAAACTCCGGCAGATTTCCTCAAGTCAATTCGTGGGCGACCGGTTGTTGTAAAACTGAATTCTGGTGTTGACTATCGAG GTATTCTTGCGTGTCTTGATGGGTATATGAATATAGCAATGGAACAAACCGAAGAATATGTCAATGGACAGTTAAAAAATAAGTATGGCGATGCTTTTATTCGCGGAAATAATG TTCTATACATTAGCACGACGAAGAGGAATGTGGCTGATGGGGCTTAG
- the LOC137748747 gene encoding BTB/POZ and TAZ domain-containing protein 3-like isoform X2, which produces MASSTPDSPWPSSTHDSFSGSFNIHIEEANPDDILPVLEDPTSSTSYSHNIPKPPPVPSKAYTQNKLFNRLSQSCYVPNETIDTWDKLFKEAYGADVYICIEDGSCIPVHSSVLTIASPVLGKFLQQSKVRNGMRYIKIPGVPYEAVYAFIRFLYSSCYEKEEMKKFVLHLLVLSHSYSVPSLKRVCIYILEQGWITKENVVDVLQLARKCDAPRLSLICVRMVVKDFKAISSTEGWKVMKRVSPALEQELLESVVEADSRKEERLKKKEEKKVYLQLYEAMEALLHICRDGCRTIGPRDKVFKGSQVACSFPACKGLETLVRHFSGCKTGVPGGCAHCKRMWQLLELHSRICNEPELCKVPLCR; this is translated from the exons ATGGCTTCATCTACTCCCGACTCACCCTGGCCATCCTCAACTCACGATTCCTTTTCTGGATCTTTCAATATACATATAGAGGAAGCGAACCCAGATGACATTTTACCTGTTCTGGAAGACCCAACCTCTTCTACGTCCTATAGCCATAATATCCCGAAACCACCTCCTGTCCCTAGTAAAGCATATACACAAAATAAACTTTTCAACAGGCTTTCACAGAGTTGCTATGTCCCAAATGAAACAATTGATACATGGGACAAGCTTTTTAAAGAAGCATATGGTGCGGATGTCTATATTTGCATCGAGGATGGATCGTGTATTCCAGTTCATTCTAGTGTTCTG ACGATTGCGTCACCGGTGCTAGGTAAATTCCTGCAGCAATCAAAAGTAAGAAATGGAATGAGATACATTAAGATTCCTGGGGTACCTTATGAAGCTGTCTACGCATTCATCCGTTTTCTTTACTCATCCTG CTATGAAAAGGAAGAGATGAAGAAATTTGTTCTCCATTTGTTGGTTTTGTCACACTCTTACTCAGTTCCATCATTGAAAAGAGTTTGTATATACATTCTTGAGCAGGGATGGATTACCAAAGAAAACGTGGTCGATGTGCTTCAATTGGCAAGGAAGTGTGATGCACCGCGGCTATCCTTGATTTGTGTACGCATGGTTGTGAAGGACTTTAAAGCCATATCATCAACCGAAGGCTGGAAAGTAATGAAGCGAGTTAGTCCTGCACTTGAACAAGAACTGCTAGAGTCCGTTGTTGAAGCAGATTCT aggaaagaagagaggttgaagaaaaaggaagagaaaaaagtGTACTTGCAACTGTATGAGGCAATGGAAGCCCTTCTCCACATatgtagggatggatgtagaaCTATAGGTCCCCGTGACAAGGTGTTTAAAGGAAGCCAAGTTGCCTGTAGTTTTCCTGCTTGCAAGGGGCTTGAGACCTTAGTTCGTCATTTCTCCGGCTGTAAAACTGGGGTTCCTGGTGGATGTGCTCACTGCAAACGCATGTGGCAGCTTCTTGAGCTGCATTCTCGTATTTGCAATGAGCCTGAATTGTGCAAGGTCCCTTTGTGTAGGTAA